Below is a genomic region from Candidatus Margulisiibacteriota bacterium.
TTTTGTACAGTGAGCTTAATCCACGCACGGCGATCGTGCATTTTGAACTGATCGATGAGAGTTACGATGGCATCGCGCAGTTCATGAACAATTATCTCGGTCAGGCGTTGTCCGGCAAATACACTTTCATCAACCGCGAGCAGGATTTAGGCCTAACGGGACTGCGCCAGTCTAAACTTTCCTACAATCCCTACCGGCTGGTCAAAAAATATGCGGTAGAGTTTTGTATTTTATAAATGAAAACGGCAGTTTGATAATTTTATTGTGCGGCGGTAATAAATCTACGTAGCAAAAAGATATTAAACTTGCACACAAATTAAAGGAAGAGGTAAGCTAACATGGTTAAAGTCTATGATTATGATTTTTCCAAACAGCTTAAAACAGAAACTGACATAAAAGTTTACCTGGAAACTGTTTTTGAAGATGGCGACCCTGCGGTTATTCAAGCGGCATTAGGCAATGTGGCTAAAGCGCGGCGTGCTATGAGTAAAATTGCCAGGAAATCGGGCGTTAATCGTGAGAGCCTTTACA
It encodes:
- a CDS encoding putative addiction module antidote protein, whose translation is MVKVYDYDFSKQLKTETDIKVYLETVFEDGDPAVIQAALGNVAKARRAMSKIARKSGVNRESLYKSLSKNTKPYFGAISSVVNALGYKLTVVPQRA